CCAATGATGCCTGCTTTTGTCATAGTTACACTGATAGAGAATCATTCATCCACTGTTCTATATATAGTGCTCACCATTTGTCATCACATAGAGAATTGTTCATCCTGTTATAGCTTTATCAGCATATATgtggattttaatattttgttgcaTATGCTAAGGCAACTTTGCCGAGGTGATCAGGTACCATATTGGTTTCCTCTTTTCCCTGTTGCCAATACTAGAACTGGCTGAAAATAGTTTCATGGTTGTGCTGATTTATATAGTCAGTACACTTGTCTAGTCTAGCCAACATAGTACAGTACTACTGTATTAACTATTAAAACATTACTTAACACAGCGTAGAACTAGAGAAGAGGAATATAATACAATATTCAAACTGTTAGATTAGttgagttattttattattcatggaATTGAATACAGTAGCATTTATAAAACCTTTAGTAAGGAAAACTTTGCTTTGATGATTGCTGGTATATTGATTTCCCCTTTTCTCTGTTGCCTAATTTAGAATAAGCTTTAAATTATTGTAGTTATGATGATGTATTAGTTCAACACGTTTGTCTATTTTAATCAGCTctgtattaatattattattcataatttcatataCATAAATGGCCTTATtttaattagtgtttttttttcttttatccacAGAACAAGGATGTAAGTGATGCAATTCAAAAGGTTGCTGCTGCCTATGACTGTAAAATCGTTGAGGGTGTTCTTAGCCACCAAATGAAGCAGTTTGTTATTGATGGGAATAAAGTTGTGCTTAGTTTGTCTAATCCGGACACAAGGGTTGACGAAGCAGAGTTTGAGGAGAATGAAGTTTATGCAATTGATATAGTAACAAGCACTGGGGACGGCAAGGTAGTTCAATTATATCAACATATTTACTAGTATGGTAGAGCTTATGCATGATATAAAGTAAATTTTCATTCTCTTGCAGCCTAAGCTGTTGGATGAGAAGCAGACAACTATCTATAAGAGGGCTGTTGACAAGAGTTATCACTTGAAGATGAAAGCGTCTAGGTTCATTTTCAGTGAAATAAGCCAAAAGTTTCCTATCATGCCGTTCTCTGCTAGGTAATTTGATTACTTGCATGTTTATAATACTGTGTCTAGTTGGTGTGCTAATTATTATTGTCATCactattcttaaaattttatttgttttataataacaGGGCTTTGGAAGAGAAAAGAGCTCGACTTGGTTTGGTGGAATGCGTCAACCATGAGCTCTTGCAGCCATATCCTGTTTTGCATGAAAAGCCTGGTAAAGAACTTTTGGCCAGTAGGCATGATTAAATCCTGTGTTGGCATTTATGTGAGCCTTCATGTCATGCATTGCATTGGTTGCTTTACAGGTGATTTGGTTGCGCACATCAAATTCACAGTCTTGTTGATGCCAAATGGATCGGATCGAATCACAACTCATCCACTCCAAGAATTGCAGCCTACAAAAACAATAGATGATCCTGATATTAAGGCCTGGCTAGCCTTGGGCACAAAGACAAAGAAGAAAGGTGgtgggaagaagaaaaaaggtagGCTCGAAGAGCATGTTGCTATTATTCTATAATAATTCCTTGTGTTGCATCATGCTTCTGTATTATTGCACAGAACTCCATCATTTGCATATGTAAAGTTTCAATGTTACTTATGTCGAATGGCTCAACAAATAATGCTTCTTGGTTGTTTGCACACAGGTAAGAAAGGGGACAAGGCAGATGAGACAACTGAAGCTGAGGCTATGGACTCAACAAACGGGGCCACTCCTCAAGAGTGACTTAACTACCCTTCCCTCTCCTCTCCTCTCCTCTCCCCAAACAATGAAAGAAGCTTTTTCGTTTCATTTTCGACACCTCTTTTCAATTTTGGTACATTGTTCACCAAATTGTATTTTGCTTGCTTGGATGTCAATTTTAGTATAGTGTTCCGACATTGATTTTAATAGGAATTTATATATGCACATTTTAGTTGGGgtcctttttttcaaaaaagaaaaaagacaaacCGAACCAGTTAAATGGTTTAGTTCTTCATCCAAACtgtttgataataataaagCGGTTTGGTTTTTGGTTAACTGATTCTGAACCAGTTTGAGTTGAGACATTTCCAAGCTGTTTCTTTTGTGCTGAACCGTTTTTAAAACCGTTTTTGAATGTGCagcttttgaaatgttttgtgaaaTAATATGCAGCTTTTTATGtgacaaaccaaaaaaaggctTTTTGAATTATCtattataatctcaaattaACTATGAAAAGAAACTGATAAGAAGTTATCTTCCTTCTTCTATACTTTTTATGCTATGCAGGATGTGTTTTGAAAATCAGTTTCAATGATTTTATAATACCCgatatcaattataaaaaaagattcaaTGTTGCTGAAGGGTAATGCAACCAGTATTGAATTAATATCAAATAATGAAAGGTAAACGGTGTGTGATTAAAAAGGAAGCAAATTTTAGAGTAGCGTGTGTTTGGTTTCATGTTcgattttttataatagttcaataaattctaaaaattttaggCTTAATAACTAATTCATGCTTACTCTCAAATCTAATGTATTATGAAAGCCTTTTGGTTTGCCAAACATTGGTGCATTATCTTCCACCATAAGGCATGGAGATTACCTAATGTGTATCAAACATTGGACAATATAAGAACTTATCATGATTTTATCATATCCTAAAGGTTCAAGTTCTCTTTGTCGGTATCAGTTAAGCATGTTCAATTAATGAGTTTCATGTGCATGATAAAAAGTAGAAAGGGAGTATGTTAAACACTCAGTTTTGATTCATTGCATTGTTTAGTGAAGGTTATAGACTCAATTATTGATTCATTACATTGATTGCTGAAGTTTCACGTACAAGAACTTACTTATATAACACTATCTATCAGTATCATTGATAACTGAAGAAGAAAGGGTAGCAAACATAAACACTCAATTATTGATTCACTGTAGTGATTAGAGAAGGTTAACATGCAAGAGCTTATATAATCTCTTTCTCAATATAAGTCAATCGTATTCAATTAATGAGTTTTACATACATgatcaaaaaagaagaaaggaaaagaaatatgTTAAAGACACAAGTATTGATTCATTACTTTGATGGGTGAAAGTTCACCTGCAGAGGCTTATATAAAACTAGGGCTGCTCAAAATAACCAGttttatataaaactagtcaTGATTATAGATATAATACCCACTTATAATCTAGTTATTTATTAGTTATATGGTTATAGTTATGTAAATACCCAAACCATGAACACCCCTATATAACACTATTTTCAAGTATCAATAATTGGTATTCAACTAATGAGTTTaacatatatgataaaataagaaAGAGGAACAAATATGTTGAAGACTCACTTATTGTTTCATTGCATTGATTAATGAAGGTTCACATACAGGATCTTATTTAATGCACTCTGTCAGTTATCAATGGATCATGTTCGATCAATTAACGAGTTTAACGTACATCATAAAAGAAGAAAGCGAAACAAAAATGTTAAAGACCTAATCATTGGTTCAGCCACTCTTTCTCAATATATAAGTCAGTTGTGTTCAATTAATCAACTTCACGTACATGCTAAaaaagaaggggaaaaaaaataaatttgttaaaagattGAAGTGTCGCATTGATTGATGAAAGTTCACATAAAGGAGCTTATATAACGCTCTCTTTCAATATCAATCAATTGTGTTCAATTAGAGAGTTTAACTATTTAACATACAAGctaaaagaagaaagatgaaaaaatatgataaaagacTCGATTATTGATTCATTGCACTAATGATAAAGGTTCACATATAGGAGTTTATATAATGTTTTCTGTTAAtatcaatcaatcatgcttatttaatgaatttctcATACatgataaaagaagaaaaggaaatggAAATGTTAAAGACTCAATTATTGATTCATTGTATTGATTGGTGAAGGTTCACCTACATGAGCTTATATAACAACACTTTGTTAGTATTAATCAACCGTATTCAATTAATGTGTTtagagaacaaaataaaaaagaggaacAAAATTTGTTAAAGAAGGATGTAATCGGCGCAAGTCAAAATTTTGTTGCTGCCTATGACTGTAAAATTGTTGAGGGTGTTCTTAGCCACCAGATGAAGCAGTTTGTCATTGATGGGGATTAAGTTGTGCATACTTTGTATTTGTCTAATCCGGACACAAGGGTTGACGAAGCAGAGTTTGAGGAGAACGAAGTTTATGCAATTGACATGGTAATTAACAAGCAGTGGGATGGAAAGGTAGGTTAATTATATcaacgtgtatatatatatatatatatatatatatatatatatatatatatatatatatatatatggtgttCATTCTCTTGCAGCCCAAGTTGTCTGGATGAGAACTGAGAAGCATGAAAGCATCTAGGTCAATGACATAAGCCAAAAATTTCGAATGATG
This region of Glycine max cultivar Williams 82 chromosome 7, Glycine_max_v4.0, whole genome shotgun sequence genomic DNA includes:
- the LOC100787986 gene encoding ERBB-3 BINDING PROTEIN 1 produces the protein MSDDEREEKELDLSSAEVVTKYKTAAEIVNKALKLVISECKPKAKIVDICEKGDSYIREQTGNVYKNVKRKIERGVAFPTCLSVNNVVCHFSPLASDEAVLEEGDILKIDMACHIDGFIAAVAHTHVLQEGPVTGRAADVIAAANTAAEVALRLVRPGKKNKDVSDAIQKVAAAYDCKIVEGVLSHQMKQFVIDGNKVVLSLSNPDTRVDEAEFEENEVYAIDIVTSTGDGKPKLLDEKQTTIYKRAVDKSYHLKMKASRFIFSEISQKFPIMPFSARALEEKRARLGLVECVNHELLQPYPVLHEKPGDLVAHIKFTVLLMPNGSDRITTHPLQELQPTKTIDDPDIKAWLALGTKTKKKGGGKKKKGKKGDKADETTEAEAMDSTNGATPQE